In the genome of Pseudooceanicola algae, the window ATGCCGAGGATCAACCGGAACGCCCCGAGGCCTTCGGGGGCCAGCACGGCAATCCCCAGGGCGGTGATCCCCGCCGACAGCGACATCGGCTGTGCCCGCGCCAGCAGGAAGACCAGCTGCCAGATCCCCAGCACCAGCGCCACCAGGGCCAGCTTGCTTGCCGCCTCGATCCCGCCGTACCAGAGCCAGAACAGCGCCAGCGGCAGGTAGGCCGCCAGAAGCAGCATCACGACCGTCTCGCGTGTCCAGATGCCCCGGCTCATGCGCCGGCCTCCGTCCGGATGCGATCCAGCATCCCGGCCAGCAGCCGCGGCAGATGCGCCTCCCCGCCCAGCACGTAGTCGGCCAGCGCAATGTCCTCTTCCAGCAGAGACAATACCCCCAACTTCATCGCGGTCTCATCGTCCCCGCAGCTCAGCGCGCGGACGAAAGCCGCTGCGGGGACCATACCGCCAAAGGCCTGATCCAGCGCCGCCGTGGGGATCACCGGTTTGGGACTGGCCGACCGGGTCAACGCGGACATGAGCCAATGGCCCTGCGCGCCTGATGTCTTGCGCGGCAGGACGGTAACCTGCCGGTCGCGCGGCGCCAGCCATTGCGCGGCGCGGCCCTCCAGCGGCGACCCCGACAGGACCGTATGCGGCCCCGGCCTGGCGATGCGATGGGTCAGCCCGCGCAGGTGCGCCCCGACCTGCGTGCGCACCATCCGACTTTCGCGCAACGCCGAACCCGCAACACTGACAAGCCGGGTCATGGGCAGTTGCCCGGTGTCGATCAGGGTCCCAAGGGCGGCCACATCCTCGGCATGGATATCCCAGACCGGCGTTTCCAGCCCTGCCGGAAAGACCGTCAGCATCCGCAGTCCGGCCGCCGCCTGCGGATGGCGTCGCCCGCAGGTGACAATGCGCAGGCCGGGCACATCCGCCGTGTCGATCAGGGGTGGCCCAGCCTGCTGACACAGATACACAGGGCCCTCCGCAATCAACGCCAGCGCGCGAAGACCCCGGCCAAAGTCCTCGTCGCGGCCCTCTAGCGCCAGGCGCGGATCAGGCGAAAAGGGCCGCGTATCCGCCGCCATGACAAAGATGGCGGCCGGACGTTCGTCCGCTCCGGGCATGCCGCCAAACGGGCGGCGCCGCACCCAGGACCAGAACCCGGCGCGCTGCATCAGGCGACGCAGGCCCGCCTCGGTTGCCGCGCCAGAGGTATCGTGGGTCAGCACATCGCCACCCGGCTCCCGAAACAGCACGATCTCGGACAGCTTGTGACCCTGCAAAAGCACGCTGCGTGCCACGCTGGCCGACATCGGCGCGACGAAACACACGTCCGGCGCATCGCGCAGACTGGCCACGGGCGCCCCCTGCGCGACCGATGCCCCCTCTTCGACGTGCAACGTGACGCGCGGCGCTGTGCCCGAAGGCCCGACAATCCCGGCTTCGGCGCAGATGACATCCGCGACCCCGCCCGTGCCTGGCGGCGGGGACTGGAACGGCAATGTAAGACCTGTCCGGAAAGCAAGCTGCAACATGGCGCATGGGTACCACACAGCCCGCCGGGGTCTCTTGATGCAGATCAAGCGGGGACGCCGCAATCAATGCTAGGATGAAATCTGAATTCCCGATGCCCCCAAACACCGGAGTAGATTTCATGGCCAAGCGTTTCGGACCCCTCGCCCCCCTTTTTGCCATGACTTGCGGCCTGCTCTTGCTGGCCGGGGGGCATTTCGCCCTGGGTCAGGAAGCCGAAGGCGAGGACACGACGGACGCGGTGCCCTATGCCATGCCGAAATCAGGCCCGTTCAGCCCTTCGGATATCGAGATCCAGAACAACCAGGCCATCAGCGACTGGTTCCGCTCGGGCCATGCGGATGCCGCATCGGAGGCCTTCAGCCACTGGGACGAGGAGGAGGTCGTCAACCCGGTCTGCGCCACCTGCCATTCCGGCGAGGGGTTTCGTGATTTCCACGGGCTGGACGGCACCCCGGCGGGCAGTGTCGAAGGGCCGATCAACACCGGGGGCGTCGTCGATTGCGGCACCTGTCACAATCCCGGTCTGGCCGGAATCAGGGAAGTCGCCTTTCCCAGCGGCCTGATGCACCCGGTCGAAGGCGTCGAAGCCGCCTGCATGACCTGCCACCAGGGCCGTACATCCGGCAAGGATGTCGAGGCAGCCACCGCCGACCGCGACCTCGACACGCCAAGCGCCGACCTGCGGTTCATCAACCCGCACTACGCCACCGCCGCGGCCTCCTGGCTGGGGGGCTATGGCGGGGCCGGCTATCACTACGCCGGCAAGGAATACTCCGGCCGGTTCTTCCATGCGCGCCCGGTCTCATCCTGCAATTCCTGCCACGAGCCGCATACGCTGGAGATCGAATTCGACACCTGCCTGACCTGCCACGAGGCGAGTTCCGTCGAGGAAATCCGCATCGCCCGGCAAAGCTATGACGGCAGCGGCGACCTGTCCAAGGGGATCCGGTCCGATATTCAGGCCAATGCCGCAGTGCTGATGGCGCTGATCGAGGACTATACCCGGGACATTGCGGGGGCGGCCTTTGTCTATGACAGCCACCGCTATCCCTACTTCTTCG includes:
- a CDS encoding cytochrome c3 family protein, producing MPPNTGVDFMAKRFGPLAPLFAMTCGLLLLAGGHFALGQEAEGEDTTDAVPYAMPKSGPFSPSDIEIQNNQAISDWFRSGHADAASEAFSHWDEEEVVNPVCATCHSGEGFRDFHGLDGTPAGSVEGPINTGGVVDCGTCHNPGLAGIREVAFPSGLMHPVEGVEAACMTCHQGRTSGKDVEAATADRDLDTPSADLRFINPHYATAAASWLGGYGGAGYHYAGKEYSGRFFHARPVSSCNSCHEPHTLEIEFDTCLTCHEASSVEEIRIARQSYDGSGDLSKGIRSDIQANAAVLMALIEDYTRDIAGAAFVYDSHRYPYFFADANADGLADEQDGQPVAFSSWTPRSLRAVYNWKLIAADPGNFAHNPPYMLELLHDSIEDLSGSLGQDVQDMGILR
- a CDS encoding Na(+)-translocating NADH-quinone reductase subunit A, with protein sequence MLQLAFRTGLTLPFQSPPPGTGGVADVICAEAGIVGPSGTAPRVTLHVEEGASVAQGAPVASLRDAPDVCFVAPMSASVARSVLLQGHKLSEIVLFREPGGDVLTHDTSGAATEAGLRRLMQRAGFWSWVRRRPFGGMPGADERPAAIFVMAADTRPFSPDPRLALEGRDEDFGRGLRALALIAEGPVYLCQQAGPPLIDTADVPGLRIVTCGRRHPQAAAGLRMLTVFPAGLETPVWDIHAEDVAALGTLIDTGQLPMTRLVSVAGSALRESRMVRTQVGAHLRGLTHRIARPGPHTVLSGSPLEGRAAQWLAPRDRQVTVLPRKTSGAQGHWLMSALTRSASPKPVIPTAALDQAFGGMVPAAAFVRALSCGDDETAMKLGVLSLLEEDIALADYVLGGEAHLPRLLAGMLDRIRTEAGA